The genomic segment ATCAAGGCGAACTCCCGGAGCGACATGAACAAGCAGCAGGCCCAGGCGGGTCGAAAATTTGACCGGTTGGATTCTCTGCGGGGTTCCACGACCGATACGATATCGGAGGAAACTTTCGGTCCGCTGTCGAATGTGCGCTTTGCCGTTTTTGCCCTTGGGTCATCGGCTTATCCGAATTTCTGCGCCTACGGCAAGTACATCGATAATATTTTAGGAGAACTGGGCGGGGAGCGGCTGATGAAAATGGCCACCGGCGACGAAATCTGCGGCCAGGAGCAAGCCTTCCGAAAGTGGGCTCCGGAGGTGTTCAAGGTAGggctttattaaaattcataaaacctTAATCAGACTCGTCATTTATCCTACGGAAACCCCAACAGGTGGCCTGCGAAACGTTCTGTCTGGACCCGGAGGAAACCCTTTCGGATCCAACATTCGCGCTGCAAAGTGAACTAACAGCCGATACCGTTCGCTTCGAGCCGGTTTCCGAGCAGGAACGACTGGAGGTCAGCCTGTCCAAATTTCACAACAAAAAGGCCCAGGAATGCGTTCTCATCAAAGCGCCCGTCAATCTGTACGAGGGATCCAATGGGTTCGAGCGTTCTACAATCCGGGTTGAGATTAAAGCCGAAGGGGTGAGTTAATTCGGACCACATGCTGCCGAGAAAATTGTGGGGTGGGAATCATATGTTTACGTTAATCGCCCGGTGGGTAGGCAACATAAGAGGAGCGAGAAATATGTTGCGAGAGCGCCATTCGCTCACTTGTTGATTGGCGCGCccaaatttttgaatcactCGTGAGAGGAAAAAGCCACCCATCGTCTACTCAATTTCCCCTCCAAGAGTGCTTTTGTTTGTATAACAGTTTAGTATTTGAACAATTTGAACCATTTTAACAGTTTCCGGAAACATTTTCGACTATTCAAAATGCTGACTGTTAACATGAATACGTGGACCGGGaactgcgtggtaagattttgaaaacGATTAAGAGGAATTTCAATATGTCGGACCGAGATTTGGCCAGAAATTTGATGCTACCCATAGTACCGTGAGGAGAATCGACTTTAAAATCtagttgaaaacatttaaaatttataatttcgatttttaattctgtgaattacaaatttaagtcaataaaaattttttttgtatgaaaatttgtatgcgataacacaatttttcattcataaattGGCATGGATGtacagaaaattctaaaaaaaaatgtttcttcggatttaaaataattttaaatacttgCAGTACATTTAATGAAAACAAACCCTTAAACTTAACTTCTACTTCAGAAAAGATATTCCATGATATTGGCTTTTCTGGTTGATGCTTTTCGGTGATAtgcaaaaagaattttttttctcagtatatttttttaatctcagcgtttttgactgctcatTTTTAAGCTGTTTCACCacagaatgaaaataaaaatcataaaaaactgctttgcacaATCAATGAAtcaatttgttaatttatttaatattgacaaaaagattgtttgaaatttaagaaaGCTCTAGCAAGAAAACCAGCCTTAAAtatcattatcatcatttttgtcatttttgtcatttttgtcatttttgtcatttttgtcatttttgtcatttttgtcatttttgccatttttgtcattttgtcatttttgtcatttttgtcatttttgtcatttttgttatttttgtcatttttgtcatttttgtcatttttgtcatttttgtcatttttgtcatttttgtcatttttgtcatttttgtcatttttgtcatttttgtcatttttgtcatttttgtcatttttgtcatttttgtcatttttgtcatttttgtcatttttgtcatttttgtcatttttgtcatttttgtcatttttgtcatttttgtcatttttgtcatttttgtcatttttgtcatttttgtcatttttgtcatttttgtcatttttgtcatttttgtcatttttgtcatttttgtcatttttgtcatttttgtcatttttgtcatttttgtcatttttgtcatttttgtcatttttgtcatttttgtcatttttgtcatttttgtcatttttgtcatttttgtcatttttgtcatttttgtcatttttgtcatttttgtcatttttgtcatttttgtcatttttgtcatttttgtcatttttgtcacttttgtcacttttgtcatttttgtcatttttgtcatttttgtcatttttgtcatttttgtcatttttgtcatttttgtcatttttgtcatttttgtcatttttgtcatttttgtcatttttgtcatttttgtcatttttgtcatttttgtcatttttgtcatttttgtcatttttgtcatttttgtcatttttgtcatttttgtcatttttgtcatttttgtcatttttgtcatttttgtcatttttgtcatttttgtcatttttgtcatttttgtcatttttgtcatttttgtcatttttgtcatttttgtcatttttgtcatttttgtcatttttgtcatttttgtcatttttgtcatttttgtcatttttgtcatttttgtcatttttgtcatttttgtcatttttgtcatttttgtcatttttgtcatttttgtcatttttgtcatttttgtcatttttgtcatttttgtcatttttgtcatttttgtcatttttgtcatttttgtcatttttgtcatttttgtcatttttgtcatttttgtcatttttgtcatttttgtcatttttgtcatttttgtcatttttgtcatttttgtcatttttgtcatttttgtcatttttgtcatttttgtcatttttgtcatttttgtcatgtttgtaatttttgtcatttttgtcatttttgtcatttttgtcatttttgtcatttttgtcatttttgtcatttttgtcatttttgtcatttttgtcatttttgtcatttttgtcatttttgtcatttttgtcatttttgtcatttttgtcatttttgtcatttttgtcatttttgtcatttttgtcatttttgtcatttttgtcatttttgtcatttttgtcatttttgtcatttttgtcatttttgtcatttttgtcatttttgtcatttttgtcatttttgtaatttttgtcatttttgtaatttttgtcatttttgtcatttttgtcatttttgtcatttttgtcatttttgtcatttttgtcatttttgtcatttttgtcatttttgtcatttttgtcatttttgtcatttttgtaatttttgtaatttttgtaatttttgtcatttttgtcatttttgtcatttttgtcatttttgtcatttttgtcatttttgtcatttttgtcatttttgtcatttttgtcatttttgtcatttttgtcattttggtcatttttgtcatttttgtcatttttgtcattattgtcatttttgtcatttttgtcatttttgtcatttttgtcatttttgtcatttttgtcatttttgtcattttagtcattttagtcattttagtcattttagtcagttttgtcatttttgtcatttttgtcatttttgtcatttttgtcatttttgtcatttttgtcatttttgtcatttttgtcatttttgtcatttttgtcatttttgtcatttttgtcatttttgtcatttttgtcatttttgtcatttttgtcatttttgtcatttttgtcatttttgtcatttttgtcatttttgtcatttttgtcatttttgtcatttttgtcatttttgtcatttttgtcatttttgtcatttttgtcatttttgtcatttttgtcatttttgtcatttttgtcatttttgtcatttttgtcatttttgtcatttttgtcatttttgtcatttttgtcatttttgtcatttttgtcatttttgtcatttttgtcatttttgtcatttttgtcatttttgtcatttttgtcatttttgtcatttttgtcatttttgtcatttttgtcatttttgtcatttttgtcatttttgtcatttttgtcatttttgtcatttttgtcatttttgtcatttttgtcatttttgtcatttttgtcatttttgtcatttttgtcatttttgtcatttttgtcatttttgtcatttttgtcatttttgtcatttttgtcatttttgtcatttttgtcatttttgtcatttttgtcatttttgtcatttttgtcatttttgtcatttttgtcatttttgtcatttttgtcatttttgtcatttttgtcatttttgtcatttttgtcatttttgtcatttttgtcatttttgtcatttttgtcatttttgtcatttttgtcatttttgtcatttttgtcatttttgtcatttttgtcatttttgtcatttttgtcatttttgtcatttttgtcgtttttgtcatttttgtcatttttgtcatttttgtcatttttgtcatttttgtcatttttgtcatttttgtcatttttgtcatttttgtcatttttgtcatttttgtcatttttgtcatttttgtcatttttgtcatttttgtcatttttgtcatttttgtcatttttgtcatttttgtcatttttgtcatttttgtcatttttgtcatttttgtcatttttgtcatttttgtcatttttgtcatttttgtcatttttgtcatttttgtcatttttgtcatttttgtcatttttgtcatttttgtcatttttgtcatttttgtcatttttgtcatttttgtcatttttgtcatttttgtcatttttgtcatttttgtcatttttgtcatttttgtcatttttgtcatttttgtcatttttgtcatttttgtcatttttgtcatttttgtcatttttgtcatttttgtcatttttgtcatttttgtcatttttgtcatttttgtcatttttgtcatttttgtcatttttgtcatttttgtcatttttgtcatttttgtcatttttgtcatttttgtcatttttgtcatttttgtcatttttgtcatttttgtcatttttgtcatttttgtcatttttgtcatttttgtcatttttgtcatttttgtcatttttgtcatttttgtcatttttgtcatttttgtcatttttgtcatttttgtcatttttgtcatttttgtcatttttgtcatttttgtcatttttgtcatttttgtcatttttgtcatttttgtcatttttgtcatttttgtcatttttatcatttttgtcatttttgtcatttttgtcatttttgtcatttttgtcatttttgtcatttttgtcatttttgtcatttttgtcatttttgtcatttttgtcatttttgtcatttttgtcatttttgtcatttttgtcatttttgtcatttttgtcatttttgtcatgtttgtaatttttgtcatttttgtcatttttgtcatttttgtcatttttgtcatttttgtcatttttgtcatttttgtcatttttgtcatttttgtcatttttgtcatttttgtcatttttgtcatttttgtcatttttgtcatttttgtcatttttgtcatttttgtcatttttgtcatttttgtcatttttgtcatttttgtcatttttgtcatttttgtcatttttgtcatttttgtcatttttgtcatttttgtcatttttgtcatttttgtcatttttgtcatttttgtcatttttgtcatttttgtcatttttgtcatttttgtcatttttgtcatttttgtcatttttgtcatttttgtcatttttgtcatttttgtcatttttgtcatttttgtcatttttgtcatttttgtaatttttgtcatttttgtcatttttgtcatttttgtcatttttgtcatttttgtcatttttgtcatttttgtcatttttgtcatttttgtcatttttgtcatttttgtcatttttgtcatttttgtcatttttgtcatttttgtcatttttgtcatttttgtcatttttgtcatttttgtcatttttgtcatttttgtcatttttgtcatttttgtcatttttgtcatttttgtcatttttgtcatttttgtcatttttgtcatttttgtcatttttgtcatttttgtcatttttgtcatttttgtcatttttgtcatttttgtcatttttgtcatttttgtcatttttgtcatttttgtcatttttgtcatttttgtcatttttgtcatttttgtcatttttgtcatttttgtcatttttgtcatttttgtcatttttgtcatttttgtcatttttgtcatttttgtcatttttgtcatttttgtcatttttgtcatttttgtcatttttgtcatttttgtcatttttgtcatttttgtcatttttgtcatttttgtcatttttgtcatttttgtcatttttgtcatttttgtcatttttgtcatttttgtcatttttgtcatttttgtcatttttgtcatttttgtcatttttgtcatttttgtcatttttgtcatttttgtcatttttgtcatttttgtcatttttgtcatttttgtcatttttgtcatttttgtcatttttgtcatttttgtcatttttgtcatttttgtcatttttgtcatttttgtcatttttgtcatttttgtcatttttgtcatttttgtcatttttgtcatttttgtcatttttgtcatttttgtcatttttgtcatttttgtcatttttgtcatttttgtcatttttgtcatttttgtcatttttgtcattttgtcacttttgtcacttttgtcatttttgtcatttttgtcatttttgtcatttttgtcatttttgtcatttttgtcatttttgtcatttttgtcatttttgtcatttttgtcatttttgtcatttttgtcatttttgtcatttttgtcatttttgtcatttttgtcatttttgtcatttttgtcatttttgtcatttttgtcatttttgtcatttttgtcatttttgtcatttttgtcatgtttgtcatttttgtcatttttgtcatttttgtcatttttgtcatttttgtcatttttgtcatttttgtcatttttgtcatttttgtcatttttgtcatttttgtcatttttgtcatttttgtcatttttgtcatttttgtcatttttgtcatttttgtcatttttgtcatttttgtcatttttgtcatttttgtcatttttgtcatttttgtcatttttgtcatttttgtcatttttgtcatttttgtcatttttgtcatttttgtcatttttgtcatttttgtcatttttgtcatttttgtcatttttgtcatttttgtcatttttgtcatttttgtcatttttgtcatttttgtcatttttgtcatttttgtcatttttgtcatttttgtcatttttgtcatttttgtcatttttgtcatttttgtcatttttgtcatttttgtcatttttgtcatttttgtcatttttgtcatttttgtcatttttgtcatttttgtcatttttgtcatttttgtcatttttgtcatttttgtcatttttgtcatttttgtcatttttgtcatttttgtcatttttgtcatttttgtcatttttgtcatttttgtcatttttgtcatttttgtcatttttgtcatttttgtcatttttgtcatttttgtcatttttgtcatttttgtcatttttgtcatttttgtcatttttgtcatttttgtcatttttgtcatttttgtcatttttgtcatttttgtcatttttgtcatttttgtcatttttgtcatttttgtcatttttgtcatttgtgtcatttgtgtcatttttgtcatttttgtcatttttgtcatttttgtcatttttgtcatttttgtcatttttgtcatttttgtcatttttgtcatttttgtcatttttgtcatttttgtcatttttgtcatttttgtcatttttgtcatttttgtcatttttgtcatttttgtcatttttgtcatttttgtcatttttgtcatttttgtcatttttgtcatttttgtcatttttgtcatttttgtcatttttgtcatttttgtcatttttgtcatttttgtcatttttgtcatttttgtcatttttgtcatttttgtcatttttgtcatttttgtcatttttgtcatttttgtcatttttgtcatttttgtcatttttgtcatttttgtcatttttgtcatttttgtcatttttgtcatttttgtcatttttgtcatttttgtcatttttgtcatttttgtcatttttgtcatttttgtcatttttgtcatttttgtcatttttgtcatttttgtcatttttgtcatttttgtcatttttgtcatttttgtcatttttgtcatttttgtcatttttgtcatttttgtcatttttgtcatttttgtcatttttgtcatttttgtcatttttgtcatttttgtcatttttgtcatttttgtcatttttgtcatttttgtcatttttgtcatttttgtcatttttgtcatttttgtcatttttgtcatttttgtcacttttgtcactttttgtcatttttgtcatttttgtcatttttgtcatttttgtcatttttgtcatttttgtcatttttgtcatttttgtcatttttgtcatttttgtcatttttgtcatttttgtcatttttgtcatttttgtcatttttgtcatttttgtcatttttgtcatttttgtcatttttgtcatttttgtcatttttgtcatttttgtcatttttgtcatttttgtcatttttgtcatgtttgtcatttttgtcatttttgtcatttttgtcatttttgtcatttttgtcatttttgtcatttttgtcatttttgtcatttttgtcatttttgtcatttttgtcatttttgtcatttttgtcatttttgtcatttttgtcatttttgtcatttttgtcatttttgtcatttttgtcatttttgtcatttttgtcatttttgtcatttttgtcatttttgtcatttttgtcatttttgtcatttttgtcatttttgtcatttttgtcatttttgtcatttttgtcatttttgtcatttttgtcatttttgtcatttttgtcatttttgtcatttttgtcatttttgtcatttttgtcatttttgtcatttttgtcatttttgtcatttttgtcatttttgtcatttttgtcatttttgtcatttttgtcatttttgtcatttttgtcatttttgtcatttttgtcatttttgtcatttttgtcatttttgtcatttttgtcatttttgtcatttttgtcatttttgtcatttttgtcatttttgtcatttttgtcatttttgtcatttttgtcatttttgtcatttttgtcatttttgtcatttttgtcatttttgtcatttttgtcatttttgtcatttttgtcatttttgtcatttttgtcatttttgtcatttttgtcatttttgtcatttttgtcatttttgtcatttttgtcatttttgtcatttttgtcatttttgtcatttttgtcatttttgtcatttttgtcatttttgtcatttttgtcatttttgtcatttttgtcatttttgtcatttttgtcatttttgtcatttttgtcatttttgtcatttttgtcatttttgtcatttttgtcatttttgtcatttttgtcatttttgtcatttttgtcacttttgtcacttttgtcatttttgtcatttttgtcatttttgtcatttttgtcatttttgtcatttttgtcatttttgtcatttttgtcatttttgtcatttttgtcatttttgtcatttttgtcatttttgtcatttttgtcatttttgtcatttttgtcatttttgtcatttttgtcatttttgtcatttttgtcatttttgtcatttttgtcatttttgtcatgtttgtcatttttgtcatttttgtcatttttgtcatttttgtcatttttgtcatttttgtcatttttgtcatttttgtcatttttgtcatttttgtcatttttgtcatttttgtcatttttgtcatttttgtcatttttgtcatttttgtcatttttgtcatttttgtcatttttgtcatttttgtcatttttgtcatttttgtcatttttgtcatttttgtcatttttgtcatttttgtcatttttgtcatttttgtcatttttgtcatttttgtcatttttgtcatttttgtcattttggtcatttttgtcatttttgtcatttttgtcattattgtcatttttgtcatttttgtcatttttgtcatttttgtcatttttgtcatttttgtcatttttgtcattttagtcattttagtcattttagtcattttagtcagttttgtcatttttgtcatttttgtcatttttgtcatttttgtcatttttgtcatttttgtcatttttgtcatttttgtcatttttgtcatttttgtcatttttgtcatttttgtcatgtttgtaatttttgtcatttttgtcatttttgtcatttttgtcatttttgtcatttttgtcatttttgtcatttttgtcatNNNNNNNNNNNNNNNNNNNNNNNNNNNNNNNNNNNNNNNNNNNNNNNNNNNNNNNNNNNNNNNNNNNNNNNNNNNNNNNNNNNNNNNNNNNNNNNNNNNNNNNNNNNNNNNNNNNNNNNNNNNNNNNNNNNNNNNNNNNNNNNNNNNNNNNNNNNNNNNNNNNNNNNNNNNNNNNNNNNNNNNNNNNNNNNNNNNNNNNNNNNNNNNNNNNNNNNNNNNNNNNNNNNNNNNNNNNNNNNNNNNNNNNNNNNNNNNNNNNNNNNNNNNNNNNNNNNNNNNNNNNNNNNNNNNNNNNNNNNNNNNNNNNNNNNNNNNNNNNNNNNNNNNNNNNNNNNNNNNNNNNNNNNNNNNNNNNNNNNNNNNNNNNNNNNNNNNNNNNNNNNNNNNNNNNNNNNNNNNNNNNNNNNNNNNNNNNNNNNNNNNNNNNNNNNNNNNNNNNNNNNNNNNNNNNNNNNNNNNNNNNNNNNNNNNNNNNNNNNNNNNNNNNNNNNNNNNNNNNNCAAGGGAAAagaattttgtttcttaaatgTTTGAATGATCGATTTGGTAAATTTAAGCGTTCttaactcgaatcttttgtcaaaacaaaagaaaacatctgtttctgattttgtttcttcattcaattaaggaattatattttgatattaatgatgatacatgatcttaaaaaataaaattcaatcggtttaaaaaatttgggaaaaaaccATAAGGCatttgtatttttgacattactgtagaaagtttaaaaacaaacttgatttcattcaacaaattttttgaaacttgcaaaACGATTACatttatgcttaaaaaatacttcttaaaaaaatcgttaaacgaagaaaagtaaacaaaaacaacttctatagcttatttcgcagaactcaaaattactagAAGTTATGAGGAAAGTTGATGgttgattttaaacttttatttaaatttgttatgtctttgtttgaaatttttgtcaaaaatagcagaaatttcttaaataattttaaccttttttcaaaagctattttaataacaaaagctgatggaaaaattgcatattcagattcagggcactcaaattagtcaaaataacgttttaaattcattgcacctcgaaaatgtaaattttgttgtcttgtgtaatttattaaaacttttttgtatgtatgtatccaccttgggtttgcggcagcgccgcggttatggccaagaaaataacccacgcgtccatcttggctaccacTCAAGGCAGTCATAACCACCCAATGAGACTTTTAAGGGATTGGAATCGTAAGCAGAAacacttacggtatccagggtgaaaaagggaaaagtctcgagaagctataaccatattgttgactaacgaagatagcatgcaaattataatcccgcccccaaggcttccgaaaaaagagtgcgtccttattttacaaaaagtaatcaaatactcTCTTTTCcacaaccatgccaaattcccttgacataaattgaggaacgtccGGTATTCGAAACGAGTAACGAGCACATACCGTTACCTGCTCTTTTTGCAAAATGAGGATACCCTGATGCCCCATCCCTTAACtttgtaataaataaacaaGTTCAATATAATACAATATAATATAACAATATATAATATAAGGTAATATAAAATAATAcggtataaaaaaatataacacaaaataaaaacctACTATGAGAAAATGTTATTATGAATCATATTGTATTTAACAAATACAGATACATTGCAAATAATCACGAACAAAGCAATAATATGTACACGACCACGGCAACATAACTGAAAAGATTGTCGGATtaagtgttgaaaaaatatttatgatcattaaaaatcatctaaaaattactcaaaaaatgtGTATTCCTTGTTTacctgaaacataaaaaaaaattcgcacgtgctataacaaaaaatatataatataatataatatgaatTTATAGATTACGATATAATATGAAAATATACAATATTTTACACAAGACAATTGCTAGAGATTTCAAAActacctaaaaatatttttaacatttaaaaagaatgaacaaaaaatttatgataatttccaACAGATTGACTTTATTCATGCAACACTAATCATTAAAATAGATTAATACAGACAAATACTACAAGGATGCTAATATTCTGTTTATGaatattagagatgtaccgaatagtggtattcggcgaacggccgaataccgaatattgaccttttcaactattcggccaaacgaatattcggccgaatattcggtcgaatattctattgagtttttcatgaaaaaaacaaaag from the Uranotaenia lowii strain MFRU-FL unplaced genomic scaffold, ASM2978415v1 HiC_scaffold_1149, whole genome shotgun sequence genome contains:
- the LOC129759159 gene encoding nitric oxide synthase-like translates to KANSRSDMNKQQAQAGRKFDRLDSLRGSTTDTISEETFGPLSNVRFAVFALGSSAYPNFCAYGKYIDNILGELGGERLMKMATGDEICGQEQAFRKWAPEVFKVACETFCLDPEETLSDPTFALQSELTADTVRFEPVSEQERLEVSLSKFHNKKAQECVLIKAPVNLYEGSNGFERSTIRVEIKAEG